Part of the Synechococcus sp. MU1617 genome, CTGGGCAATGGCCAGCTTTTCCTCCAGGTTGAGGCTCGCCCCGGGCGACTGTTCACCATCCCGGAGGGTGGTGTCAAAAATCAGGACGCGACCGGGGTCCTTGGCCATGGAAGAGGCTCCAGCGGAGGTCTTAGTCGGAATGACTATGAGTTAGTACATCCTAGTTCAGCCCCCGAGAGGGAAACGGATTAATGTCAGCCACCGTTTGGGCTTGTTCGTGACCAAAGGCGCTGTCGCCCTGGTGTTGCATGCCCATCTGCCTTACGTGCGATCGGCACAACCTGGCTCCCTGGAAGAGGACTGGTTTTTCCAGGCCCTGATCGAGTGCTACCTGCCCCTGCTGGAAACGCTGGAGCTGGCCAGCGCCGACCCCAACCAGCAGCCCAAACTCACCATCGGCTTGTCGCCGACGCTGCTGTCGCTGCTGAGTGATCAAGACCTCAAGCAGCGTTTCCCCCAGTGGCTGAACGAACGGCTGGATCTTCTGCCAAAAGCGGATCCATCGCTGCGTGAGGGCGCCGAACACCTGGCGGCCGCGATCGAGCGGCATCGGCTGGCTTGGCGGTCCTGCGACGGTGACCTGATCCAACGCTTCGCTGCCCTGCAACGCGATGGAGTGGTGGACCTGCTCACCTGCGGCGCCACCCACGGCTATCTGCCCCTGCTGCGCCATCACCCGGAAGCGGTGCGCGGCCAACTGCGCACGGCGGTGCGGGAACACCAACGTCTTGTGGGCGAACGCCCCTTGGGGATCTGGTTGCCCGAGTGCGCTTATTACGAAGGCCTGGATCGCTGGATGCGCGATGCCGGGCTGCGTTACGCCGTGCTGGATGGCCATGGGCTGCTGCATGGCCGACCCAGACCCCGCTACGGGGTGTACGCCCCGATCTGCAGCCGCAACGGGGTGGCCTTCTTCGGGCGTGACAGTGATGCAACCCTGCCGGTTTGGTCGGCCAAGGACGGTTACCCCGGCGATCCCCACTACCGGGAGTTCCATCGCGATCTGGGCTGGGACCTGCCCATCGAAGAGCTGAAGCCCCTGGGGCTCGACCAACCCCGCCCGCTTGGTCTGAAGCTGCATCGGGTGACCGATCACAGTGCACCGTTGGACCGGAAACAGCCCTATGAACCGGGAGTGGCGGCTGAACGGGTGAAAGAGCATGCCGCCGATTACCTGCAGGGCCGGCGGCGGCAGTTGGATCAGCTCGGGAATGCCATGGAAGTGCCGCCGTTGCTGGTAGCCCCCTTCGATGCGGAACTGTTTGGCCACTGGTGGTTTGAGGGGCCGGCGTTTCTCAGCCAGCTGTTCCGGCAGGCTCCCCATGAGGGGGTGAGCTTCACCCGGCTACGCGATGTGCTGAACAGCGTTGGCCAACTTCAGCTCTGTGATCCCTCCCCCTCCAGCTGGGGACAAGGCGGCTATCACGACTACTGGCTGAACGACAGCAACGCCTGGATCATCCCGGAGTGGGAAAAGGCCAGCGCCGCGATGGTGCAGCGCTGCAGCCGCGGCGTGGGCAGCGAGCAGGC contains:
- a CDS encoding 1,4-alpha-glucan branching protein domain-containing protein, which translates into the protein MTKGAVALVLHAHLPYVRSAQPGSLEEDWFFQALIECYLPLLETLELASADPNQQPKLTIGLSPTLLSLLSDQDLKQRFPQWLNERLDLLPKADPSLREGAEHLAAAIERHRLAWRSCDGDLIQRFAALQRDGVVDLLTCGATHGYLPLLRHHPEAVRGQLRTAVREHQRLVGERPLGIWLPECAYYEGLDRWMRDAGLRYAVLDGHGLLHGRPRPRYGVYAPICSRNGVAFFGRDSDATLPVWSAKDGYPGDPHYREFHRDLGWDLPIEELKPLGLDQPRPLGLKLHRVTDHSAPLDRKQPYEPGVAAERVKEHAADYLQGRRRQLDQLGNAMEVPPLLVAPFDAELFGHWWFEGPAFLSQLFRQAPHEGVSFTRLRDVLNSVGQLQLCDPSPSSWGQGGYHDYWLNDSNAWIIPEWEKASAAMVQRCSRGVGSEQAMQWLQQAARELLLAQSSDWSFILRAGTTTELAKERVERHLGRFWQLMQAIDGTAELPEGWLEEVQTDDRLFPMIQPLDWAPVQPTAQPAAPSA